From the genome of Candidatus Babeliales bacterium, one region includes:
- the zwf gene encoding glucose-6-phosphate dehydrogenase yields the protein MKNCTFVILGATGDLTKRKLIPALYRLIQDKKIDNFLIVGAAIDQVAADEFIERGRDFISTIDENIWAQLKKASYYQKLDFNKPSDFIHLTKFVNQLEKEHNLPGNRIVYLAVPAHFFCDITEQIGKSGLVKTAGEDGLVNGVWQRIVYEKPFGVSLQSACKTNECIVDYFNENQIYRIDHYLTKELVSSIVLVRFTNMIFEPLWNKKYIDNIQIILSETLGVEGRGRYYDKYGALKDVVQNHMMQLLALVAMELPEEIIAKHVRDQKAAVLQQTSCVDGILGQYEGYRSEKDVARDSDTPTFAALKMMVDTPRWQGVPFYLKTGKALYKKDTSIHIKFKEVPCSLRNHCIYTSNYLTIQISPDASFSIQLNTKKPGATHEVTPINLYFSHNYVFGTTTPEAYEVLFEQIMNGEQSVSVRFDEIEYSWEVVDNIEKMNLPQYQYKQGSKGPEELQEFDKKNKIGWRA from the coding sequence ATGAAAAATTGTACATTTGTTATCTTAGGTGCTACCGGTGATCTGACAAAAAGAAAACTGATTCCGGCACTTTATAGATTAATTCAAGATAAAAAAATTGATAATTTTTTAATTGTAGGTGCCGCGATTGATCAAGTTGCGGCTGATGAATTTATTGAGCGAGGGCGAGATTTTATTTCAACTATCGATGAGAACATTTGGGCGCAATTAAAAAAAGCTTCTTATTATCAAAAACTTGATTTTAATAAGCCATCGGATTTTATACATTTAACAAAATTTGTTAATCAATTAGAAAAAGAACACAATTTGCCAGGAAATCGTATTGTGTATTTAGCAGTTCCAGCACATTTTTTTTGTGATATTACTGAACAAATTGGCAAATCTGGTTTGGTTAAAACTGCAGGTGAAGATGGTTTAGTTAATGGTGTTTGGCAACGCATTGTATATGAAAAACCATTTGGTGTAAGTCTTCAATCTGCGTGTAAAACTAATGAGTGCATAGTAGATTATTTTAACGAAAACCAAATTTATCGTATTGATCATTACCTAACCAAAGAATTAGTAAGTAGTATTGTTTTAGTGCGTTTTACCAATATGATTTTTGAACCACTTTGGAACAAAAAATATATCGATAATATCCAAATTATTTTAAGTGAGACGCTGGGCGTAGAAGGGCGCGGTCGTTATTATGATAAATATGGTGCTTTAAAAGATGTAGTACAAAATCATATGATGCAATTATTAGCTTTAGTAGCCATGGAACTTCCAGAAGAGATCATTGCTAAGCATGTTCGGGATCAAAAAGCGGCAGTGCTTCAACAAACAAGTTGCGTAGATGGTATTTTAGGTCAATATGAAGGATACCGAAGTGAAAAAGATGTTGCGCGCGATTCAGATACACCAACTTTTGCTGCGCTTAAAATGATGGTTGATACGCCGCGATGGCAAGGAGTTCCTTTTTATTTGAAGACTGGAAAAGCATTATATAAAAAAGATACTTCAATTCATATTAAATTCAAAGAAGTGCCATGCAGTTTGCGCAACCATTGTATTTATACTTCTAACTACCTCACTATTCAAATTTCGCCTGATGCGAGTTTTTCAATACAATTAAATACTAAAAAACCTGGCGCAACTCATGAGGTTACCCCAATCAATTTATATTTCAGTCATAATTACGTTTTTGGTACAACAACACCAGAAGCTTACGAAGTGTTATTTGAGCAAATTATGAATGGTGAACAATCAGTTTCTGTACGGTTTGATGAAATTGAGTATTCTTGGGAGGTTGTAGATAACATAGAAAAAATGAATCTTCCACAATATCAATATAAGCAAGGAAGCAAAGGACCAGAGGAACTGCAAGAATTTGATAAGAAAAATAAGATAGGATGGCGTGCATGA
- a CDS encoding EndoU domain-containing protein — protein MGYFQIVSIFILLCSIGLHGRSSNVIEHIRATEHYFKKQLGKYKREISANIGLVLSKNQKHIAHEGVRVDQLNMRHIALGNLNKKQLKLTGLHTDQFCPEKIKKVIIPPNEKGIWLGQWKDERSNLAKISSFFPSLWSASVIVDNIIESLAHIKGIKLVRNGVRILGKTSNDINIELFIKPDGTIQTAFPRINPKKI, from the coding sequence ATGGGTTATTTTCAAATTGTATCAATTTTTATTCTTTTGTGTTCAATTGGGCTCCATGGCCGAAGTAGTAATGTAATAGAGCATATTCGTGCTACTGAGCATTATTTTAAAAAACAGTTAGGTAAATATAAACGTGAAATTAGTGCTAATATTGGGTTAGTGCTTTCAAAGAATCAAAAACATATTGCTCATGAGGGCGTTCGGGTTGATCAGCTTAATATGAGACATATTGCTTTGGGTAATTTGAATAAAAAACAATTAAAATTAACTGGTTTGCATACTGATCAATTTTGCCCAGAAAAAATTAAAAAAGTTATTATTCCGCCCAATGAAAAAGGTATTTGGTTGGGTCAATGGAAAGATGAAAGATCTAATTTAGCTAAAATTTCAAGTTTTTTCCCTTCATTATGGTCTGCATCAGTAATTGTTGATAACATTATTGAATCATTAGCTCACATTAAAGGGATAAAATTAGTTAGAAATGGTGTACGCATTTTAGGTAAAACAAGCAATGACATTAATATAGAATTGTTTATTAAGCCTGATGGTACTATTCAAACTGCGTTTCCAAGAATTAATCCCAAAAAAATTTAG
- the gnd gene encoding decarboxylating 6-phosphogluconate dehydrogenase, producing MKLGIIGLGKMGKAIAYRVLQANHEVIGYDRDETVLRDAEKIGVSPAKNIEEITKQTNIIWIMVPPGDTVDAVLTKLHKLLPAGSIIIDGGNSKFTQSIERAEICKKLSIRFLDCGTSGGLRGQTTGFSLMIGGDHNAYEEIKSLLQAIAAPNGYGYMGESGTGHYVKMVHNGIEYALMQAYADGFNLLKNGHFKNLDLANIASVWRNGSVIRSWLLELIHEILMNDQDLKDISGEVAESGMGRWTVEDAQEHNIPIPLIEDALAIRYWSQKTGGNYSTKIVALLRHKFGGHAVKKL from the coding sequence ATGAAATTGGGTATTATTGGGCTCGGCAAAATGGGCAAGGCGATTGCATATCGTGTTTTGCAAGCAAATCATGAAGTTATTGGCTACGATCGTGATGAAACAGTTTTGCGTGATGCAGAAAAAATTGGTGTAAGCCCAGCAAAAAACATAGAAGAAATAACAAAACAAACGAATATAATTTGGATAATGGTTCCACCCGGTGATACCGTCGATGCGGTTTTAACTAAATTACATAAATTATTACCCGCTGGTTCAATAATTATTGATGGCGGTAATAGTAAATTTACGCAATCAATTGAAAGAGCTGAAATATGTAAAAAATTAAGCATTCGTTTTTTAGATTGTGGTACTTCCGGTGGGTTACGTGGACAAACAACCGGATTTTCGTTAATGATTGGTGGTGATCATAATGCATATGAAGAAATTAAATCTTTGCTGCAAGCAATTGCGGCACCGAATGGTTATGGATATATGGGTGAATCTGGCACAGGGCATTATGTAAAAATGGTACATAATGGTATTGAATACGCATTAATGCAAGCATACGCTGATGGCTTTAACTTATTAAAAAATGGTCATTTTAAAAATTTAGATTTAGCAAATATCGCTTCAGTTTGGCGAAATGGCTCAGTTATCCGTTCTTGGCTTTTAGAATTAATTCATGAAATTTTAATGAATGATCAAGACTTGAAAGATATTTCTGGAGAGGTTGCTGAAAGTGGCATGGGACGTTGGACGGTTGAAGATGCGCAAGAACATAACATCCCGATACCGCTTATAGAAGATGCACTTGCAATTCGATATTGGTCACAAAAAACGGGAGGCAATTACAGTACAAAAATTGTGGCTTTGTTACGCCATAAATTTGGTGGACATGCGGTAAAAAAGCTTTAA
- a CDS encoding DJ-1/PfpI family protein produces MSINLSGKKVVFIVASEGYHPIEYGVPKRILEESKIRVFTASDKPGGAIAKDKSTTPVDLTIDKLDVTDYDGVFFIGGPGAMDCLDNPTSYHIAAQAKKHKIPYGAICISTRILAKADALRGLKATGWDGDNALETILVGNGAIYEKNHDIVTDDLVVTATGPKAAEQFAFGIMRVLTKKMLGQEK; encoded by the coding sequence ATGTCGATTAATTTATCTGGAAAAAAAGTGGTGTTTATTGTGGCAAGCGAGGGTTATCATCCCATAGAATATGGCGTTCCAAAAAGAATTTTAGAAGAATCAAAAATTCGTGTTTTCACCGCAAGTGATAAACCAGGTGGAGCCATAGCCAAAGATAAATCAACAACGCCAGTCGATCTAACTATTGATAAACTTGATGTAACTGATTATGATGGCGTATTTTTTATCGGTGGCCCTGGTGCAATGGATTGCCTTGATAACCCAACAAGCTATCATATCGCTGCGCAAGCAAAAAAGCATAAAATTCCTTATGGCGCTATTTGTATCTCAACCCGCATTTTAGCAAAAGCTGATGCATTACGAGGATTAAAGGCCACTGGTTGGGATGGTGATAATGCACTCGAAACAATTTTAGTTGGAAATGGCGCTATTTATGAAAAAAATCATGATATTGTAACTGATGATTTAGTAGTTACTGCAACCGGACCAAAAGCTGCTGAACAATTTGCTTTTGGTATTATGCGGGTATTAACTAAAAAAATGCTTGGGCAAGAAAAATAA
- a CDS encoding SPFH domain-containing protein, which translates to MEIIIGIIIFTVLSISLLLFKSIYLVTQAEVVVIERFGKYNRTLVPGFNLVVPFVDNPCRVIWTYLISDDNGKHYIRYSKVIEKIDLRESVYDFPKQNVITRDNVTMEINALLYYQITDPKAAVYEVSNLPEAIEKLTQTTLRNVIGSMDLDESLVSRDSINEKLRVILDEATDKWGVKVNRVELQEVKPPADIRQAMEKQMRAERDRRAIILAAEGSKRAAILEAEGMQESSVLRAKGEAEARIVIAQAETKAVEIIKAIMPEQDPLPYLIAMQYIKALPEMAKGKNDKLIVVPYEATSLIGSLSSIKTIFDKIQ; encoded by the coding sequence ATGGAAATAATAATAGGAATAATAATTTTTACGGTATTAAGTATATCGCTATTACTGTTCAAATCTATTTATTTGGTTACGCAAGCAGAAGTTGTGGTTATTGAACGTTTTGGTAAATATAATCGTACACTTGTCCCTGGATTTAATTTAGTTGTGCCATTTGTGGATAACCCTTGCCGTGTTATTTGGACATATCTTATCTCAGATGATAACGGAAAACATTATATCCGTTACTCAAAAGTTATTGAGAAAATAGATTTGCGAGAATCGGTATATGATTTTCCTAAGCAGAATGTGATTACACGTGATAATGTAACCATGGAAATTAATGCGTTGCTTTATTATCAAATTACTGATCCAAAAGCAGCCGTTTATGAAGTATCTAATTTGCCTGAAGCAATTGAAAAGCTAACACAAACGACATTACGTAATGTTATCGGTTCAATGGATTTGGATGAAAGTCTTGTTTCTCGTGATAGTATTAATGAAAAATTACGTGTGATTTTAGATGAGGCAACCGATAAATGGGGCGTAAAAGTTAATCGTGTAGAATTACAAGAAGTTAAGCCACCAGCGGACATCCGTCAAGCTATGGAAAAGCAGATGCGCGCCGAGCGTGATCGACGTGCCATAATTTTAGCGGCAGAAGGAAGTAAGCGCGCTGCAATTTTAGAAGCTGAAGGCATGCAAGAATCTAGTGTTTTGCGAGCTAAAGGTGAAGCGGAAGCACGCATAGTTATTGCGCAAGCGGAAACAAAGGCGGTTGAAATAATTAAAGCAATAATGCCAGAGCAAGATCCATTACCATATTTAATTGCGATGCAATATATTAAAGCATTACCAGAAATGGCTAAAGGTAAGAATGATAAACTCATTGTTGTGCCATATGAGGCTACTTCATTAATTGGATCTTTATCTTCGATTAAAACGATATTTGATAAAATACAATAG
- a CDS encoding glucokinase, whose amino-acid sequence MGLLREVAYVNVLPRNIQFVLAGDIGGTNSNFGVCQIEKNKINLLLSIHIKSKEITDFPLIVNQVIHHLKSNYEIHISRACFAAAGVVSEDNLYSKPTNLPFIIDAREIIARTDLEYAIIINDFEAVGYGVDYISPESLITINEGSSYDHANRAIIGAGTGLGKGVLGWNDYSKKYIPIPSEGGHADFPVYTQQEFDLMSFIKNNIDPNFPVSWENVLSGGGIIRLYNYLGTKNQYQETEYTRKIKESGANPDQIFKYWQEDQRSAETYNCYSRFYARCAKNFALESLALNGLYIAGGIAAKNLPLFQRPEFMAEFINCKKQQGVLENIPVKVIADYNVSLFGAAAFLKR is encoded by the coding sequence ATGGGATTATTACGAGAAGTTGCCTATGTTAATGTATTGCCGCGCAATATTCAATTTGTTTTAGCAGGCGATATTGGGGGAACGAACAGTAATTTTGGTGTGTGCCAAATTGAAAAAAATAAAATTAATTTATTGCTTTCGATCCATATAAAAAGCAAAGAAATAACCGATTTTCCATTGATAGTAAATCAAGTTATCCATCATTTAAAAAGTAATTATGAAATTCATATATCTCGTGCATGTTTTGCTGCAGCCGGCGTAGTTTCTGAAGATAATTTGTATAGTAAGCCAACGAACTTGCCATTTATAATCGATGCGCGAGAAATAATTGCGCGCACCGATTTAGAATATGCCATAATTATTAATGATTTTGAGGCCGTTGGTTATGGGGTTGATTATATAAGCCCTGAATCATTAATAACTATTAATGAAGGAAGTTCTTATGATCATGCCAATCGTGCAATAATTGGAGCGGGCACAGGATTAGGTAAAGGAGTTTTAGGATGGAATGATTACTCAAAAAAATATATTCCGATACCCTCAGAAGGGGGCCATGCAGATTTTCCAGTATATACGCAGCAAGAGTTTGATCTTATGAGTTTTATAAAAAATAATATTGATCCAAATTTTCCGGTTTCTTGGGAAAATGTACTTTCTGGTGGTGGTATTATTCGACTTTACAATTATTTAGGTACAAAAAATCAATACCAAGAAACGGAATATACCAGAAAAATTAAAGAAAGTGGTGCTAATCCAGATCAAATCTTTAAATATTGGCAAGAAGACCAACGAAGTGCAGAGACCTATAACTGCTATAGTCGTTTTTATGCACGCTGTGCAAAAAATTTTGCATTAGAATCACTAGCGCTTAATGGATTATATATAGCAGGCGGGATCGCCGCGAAAAATTTACCTCTTTTTCAAAGACCTGAATTTATGGCCGAATTTATTAACTGTAAAAAACAACAAGGTGTTTTAGAGAATATTCCAGTAAAGGTAATTGCTGATTATAATGTAAGTCTTTTTGGTGCTGCAGCATTTTTAAAAAGATGA
- a CDS encoding transketolase, whose amino-acid sequence MNNQQLQKFLEYIAYNVRVSSIKMTTKAGSGHPTSALSAADIVAALFFYAMRFDPKNPNNPNNDRFILSKGHAAPVLYAIWKELGLLSEEDLMTYREIESVLEGHPTLRFSRTEAATGSLGQGLSIAAGMAYVAKMDKKDFYTYCLIGDMESMEGSIWEATEIAAFYKLNQLIGILDCNRLGQSAPTIHEHNVNRYANKFDAFGWHVLIVDGHNMQELMQALDQAKTVKNKPSIIIAKTIKGYGVTKAEDEEGFHGKPFKKENLDKVLNSLEQHFKEAAHYTGGFEWKPTLPEMDSIPKHKPITLPVSDYKKDDKQPTRKAYGQAIAAVGDVSKQAVSLDAEVKNSTYAEIFEEKHPDRFVQCFIAEQNMIGMAVGMARLGKIPFASTFGAFFTRAFDQIRMAAIGQSPLRLTGSHAGVSIGQDGPSQMALEDIAIMRTLPDSVVLYPSDAVSTYKLVELMANRNDGITYLRTTRMATPILYKNDEQFSIGSCKVLHQSDHDAACVIGAGVTLHEALKAYNQLKMENIYIAVIDLYSIKPLAHEVLLRVGKQAKKRIITVEDHYLEGGIGQAVTYDLRNDNLDIQCLAVEKLPRSGLPEILMHWEKIDSAAIIEAVKKKL is encoded by the coding sequence ATGAACAATCAACAATTACAAAAATTTTTAGAATATATAGCTTATAATGTACGAGTTTCTTCTATAAAAATGACGACCAAAGCAGGATCAGGACATCCAACTTCAGCACTTTCTGCTGCCGATATTGTGGCAGCATTATTTTTTTATGCAATGCGCTTTGACCCTAAAAATCCAAATAATCCAAATAATGACCGATTTATTCTTTCAAAAGGGCACGCTGCGCCAGTTTTATATGCAATATGGAAAGAATTGGGCTTATTGAGCGAAGAAGATTTAATGACTTATCGGGAAATTGAATCAGTTCTTGAAGGCCATCCCACGCTACGTTTTTCACGTACTGAGGCGGCAACTGGTTCCTTGGGGCAGGGGCTTTCTATTGCTGCTGGTATGGCTTATGTAGCAAAAATGGATAAAAAAGATTTTTATACTTATTGTTTAATTGGTGATATGGAAAGCATGGAAGGTTCTATTTGGGAAGCAACTGAAATAGCAGCCTTTTATAAATTAAATCAACTCATTGGAATTCTTGATTGTAATCGTTTAGGACAAAGTGCACCAACAATTCATGAACATAATGTAAATCGGTATGCCAATAAATTTGATGCATTTGGTTGGCATGTGCTGATTGTGGATGGCCATAATATGCAAGAATTAATGCAAGCTTTAGATCAAGCGAAAACAGTTAAAAATAAACCATCAATTATCATAGCAAAAACTATTAAAGGATATGGCGTTACAAAAGCAGAAGATGAAGAAGGGTTTCATGGCAAGCCATTCAAAAAGGAAAACTTAGATAAGGTTTTAAATAGTTTAGAACAACACTTTAAAGAGGCTGCACATTACACCGGTGGATTTGAATGGAAACCAACATTGCCTGAAATGGATTCAATACCAAAACATAAGCCAATTACTTTACCAGTATCCGATTACAAAAAAGATGATAAACAGCCGACACGTAAGGCTTATGGGCAAGCAATTGCAGCAGTGGGTGATGTAAGCAAGCAAGCTGTAAGTTTGGATGCGGAAGTTAAAAATTCTACTTATGCGGAAATTTTTGAAGAAAAACACCCCGATCGATTTGTGCAGTGTTTTATTGCAGAACAAAATATGATTGGTATGGCAGTTGGCATGGCTAGACTTGGCAAAATTCCATTTGCTTCAACGTTTGGTGCATTTTTCACGCGTGCTTTTGATCAAATAAGAATGGCTGCTATTGGCCAATCACCTTTACGATTAACTGGTTCACATGCCGGTGTTTCGATAGGACAAGATGGCCCTTCTCAGATGGCCCTTGAAGATATTGCCATCATGCGTACGCTACCAGATTCTGTAGTACTTTATCCTAGTGATGCGGTAAGTACTTATAAATTGGTTGAGCTTATGGCAAATCGTAATGATGGGATTACCTATTTACGGACTACTCGAATGGCAACTCCGATTTTATATAAAAATGACGAGCAATTTTCAATAGGCAGTTGTAAAGTGTTGCATCAGAGCGATCATGATGCTGCCTGTGTTATAGGTGCTGGTGTCACCTTGCATGAAGCGTTAAAAGCATATAATCAGTTAAAAATGGAAAATATTTATATTGCAGTGATCGATTTATATTCGATTAAACCACTCGCGCATGAAGTGCTTTTACGGGTTGGAAAACAGGCAAAAAAAAGGATTATTACCGTAGAGGATCATTATCTAGAAGGGGGCATTGGTCAAGCCGTAACCTATGATTTACGGAATGATAACTTAGATATTCAGTGCTTAGCGGTAGAAAAGCTCCCACGGTCTGGTTTGCCAGAAATATTGATGCACTGGGAAAAAATTGATTCAGCTGCTATAATAGAAGCAGTAAAGAAAAAACTATAA
- a CDS encoding glycoside hydrolase family 3 N-terminal domain-containing protein: protein MQYYWFLILNILISSMLCAQNQSWAEKTLTTMSLREKIGQLFMVATCANLHMHEETIAKAILESPYLMNHDYIEKLIKEYHIGGLIFLYKQNINQQIMLTNLFQKISTIPLLIGQDAEWGLGMRLYDGISFPRNMTLGAIQDESLIYDLGYEIGRQCKKIGVHINFAPVIDINTNPENPIIHMRSFGDDKKRVAQYGILLMQGMQDAGILACGKHFTGHGNTYTDSHAKLPLVLQTREELYENEFYPFKQLINAGIAAIMTAHLKIPALDSTPYLPSSLSYPIVTDLLKKELGFSGLVVTDGMGMKGITKYHKPGYAEFKAFLAGADIILCPLDVPKTVALIEQAIEDKVISEEELNQRVLKILKAKERMNVHTSRFVDNKNTLVINTFYAHQLKQALFNNATSVVTDEQNLIPLASKKYDDSVLIQIGGTIPSEFEKILKSAMNIPSFHISTDMPQQTIDYVMQKINNKKTIIIALLGMNQNIKTNFGIHEKTHQFINDLKNKGKKIIITIFGSPYSLRLFEKENILLLAYENDPEAQRTAAHVILGNQQALGKLPVNTKFFWD, encoded by the coding sequence ATGCAGTATTATTGGTTTCTTATTTTAAATATTCTTATATCTTCAATGCTTTGTGCACAAAATCAATCATGGGCAGAAAAAACACTCACAACCATGAGCCTGCGTGAAAAAATCGGACAATTATTTATGGTCGCAACATGTGCCAATTTACATATGCATGAAGAAACTATTGCAAAAGCAATCCTTGAATCGCCTTATTTAATGAATCATGATTACATTGAAAAACTCATTAAAGAATATCACATTGGTGGTCTTATTTTTTTATACAAACAAAATATTAATCAACAAATCATGCTAACGAATCTTTTCCAAAAAATAAGTACCATTCCCTTATTGATTGGACAAGATGCTGAGTGGGGGCTTGGCATGCGATTATATGATGGCATTTCTTTTCCTCGAAATATGACGCTCGGTGCCATTCAAGATGAATCACTGATATATGATCTTGGTTATGAAATTGGTCGGCAATGTAAAAAAATAGGTGTGCATATTAATTTTGCGCCCGTAATAGATATTAATACTAATCCTGAAAATCCAATTATCCATATGCGTTCTTTTGGTGACGATAAAAAACGTGTCGCTCAATATGGCATACTTTTAATGCAAGGTATGCAAGACGCTGGTATTTTAGCATGTGGAAAACATTTTACAGGTCATGGCAATACTTATACTGATTCTCATGCAAAATTACCGCTGGTTTTACAAACACGTGAAGAATTATATGAAAATGAATTCTATCCATTTAAACAACTTATTAACGCAGGTATTGCTGCCATAATGACTGCTCATTTAAAAATCCCCGCATTAGATAGCACACCTTATTTGCCATCAAGTTTATCTTATCCAATTGTTACTGATTTACTCAAAAAAGAACTTGGCTTTTCAGGCCTTGTTGTTACCGATGGTATGGGCATGAAGGGAATCACCAAATATCACAAACCCGGTTATGCTGAATTTAAGGCTTTTTTGGCTGGTGCAGATATTATATTGTGTCCGCTTGATGTACCAAAAACAGTTGCATTAATAGAACAAGCCATTGAAGACAAAGTCATATCTGAAGAAGAATTAAATCAACGGGTATTAAAAATATTAAAAGCAAAAGAAAGAATGAATGTACATACATCGCGTTTTGTTGATAACAAAAATACCCTTGTAATTAACACATTTTATGCGCATCAATTAAAACAAGCTCTTTTTAATAATGCTACCAGCGTAGTTACTGACGAACAAAATTTGATCCCTCTAGCTAGTAAAAAATATGATGATTCGGTTCTTATTCAAATTGGTGGTACTATTCCGAGCGAATTTGAAAAAATATTAAAATCAGCAATGAATATCCCTTCATTTCATATTTCTACCGACATGCCGCAGCAAACTATCGATTATGTTATGCAAAAAATTAATAATAAAAAAACAATTATTATTGCGCTATTAGGTATGAATCAAAATATTAAAACTAATTTTGGCATTCATGAAAAAACGCACCAATTTATTAATGATTTAAAAAACAAAGGGAAAAAAATAATAATAACTATTTTTGGAAGCCCTTATAGCTTACGGTTATTTGAGAAAGAAAACATACTTCTTTTAGCCTATGAAAATGATCCTGAAGCACAACGCACGGCAGCGCATGTAATTCTTGGTAATCAACAGGCATTGGGCAAATTACCAGTTAACACTAAATTTTTTTGGGATTAA
- a CDS encoding cyclase family protein, producing MKVIDISWPISEKMTEYKDGKTVKLTPVKSMENNGAREYNLSMSNHTGTHVDAAAHFLATGQTIDRIELSLLVGPCRVLDLTSVVDKITPQDLEGFNISQHEIILLKTTNSFREATDRFTYSFVYIDKEAAEYLVAQNIKAIGFDYLGIERNQPEHETHKAFMQFNIPIVEGLRLGAVSSGNYFFCCLPLNCTGIDSAPARAILIEDL from the coding sequence ATGAAAGTTATTGATATAAGTTGGCCTATTAGTGAGAAAATGACTGAATACAAAGACGGTAAAACAGTAAAGTTAACCCCCGTAAAGAGTATGGAAAATAATGGAGCGCGTGAATATAATTTAAGTATGAGTAATCATACAGGTACGCATGTTGATGCAGCCGCGCATTTTTTAGCCACTGGTCAAACTATTGACCGCATTGAACTTTCTTTGCTTGTGGGCCCATGCCGTGTATTAGATTTAACTTCTGTGGTTGATAAAATTACGCCGCAAGATTTAGAAGGATTTAATATTTCTCAGCATGAGATTATTTTATTAAAAACCACTAATAGTTTTCGAGAAGCTACCGATCGTTTTACTTATAGTTTTGTTTATATTGATAAAGAAGCAGCTGAATATTTAGTTGCTCAAAATATAAAAGCCATAGGCTTCGATTATTTAGGAATCGAACGTAATCAACCAGAGCATGAAACGCATAAAGCCTTTATGCAATTCAATATTCCTATTGTGGAAGGATTACGTTTGGGTGCTGTATCATCAGGAAATTATTTTTTTTGTTGTTTACCGCTTAATTGTACCGGTATCGATTCAGCACCAGCTCGCGCGATATTAATAGAAGATTTATAG
- a CDS encoding M50 family metallopeptidase, with translation MNIKKIAYIVGFIFILGFIIVIHEFGHFATCQLFNIDTPTFSIGFGPALFEKKLNGTTFQIALLPLGGYVSMDMEDLEKAPYWQKMVIIFAGIFNNFLLALIILFILFLINRTNLKPTIKTVAPDSPAQKVGLKTGDRIIRVNNVLIENDIEKFFKKVQQNPEKTISFVIDRSGTIEEFDIELDVHTLFGEKIGYLGITLNQNYAHQESFFSSLYHAWKTFIAMIRRSFYFLTTLLKPKQNSSIVSISGSVSPYALQHGLNFILFFIAAINIELGLFNIMPIPLLDGGQALYYTLDAGLGTLFKEHKEMIIHFVYLLLFIVFILILNRRVPKSKIQKS, from the coding sequence TTGAATATTAAAAAAATCGCATATATTGTTGGTTTTATTTTTATCCTTGGTTTTATCATTGTAATACATGAATTTGGCCATTTTGCAACTTGTCAGCTCTTTAATATTGATACGCCAACATTTTCTATCGGTTTTGGTCCGGCATTATTTGAAAAAAAATTAAATGGCACAACCTTTCAAATTGCGTTGTTACCATTAGGTGGCTATGTAAGCATGGATATGGAAGACTTAGAAAAAGCACCATATTGGCAGAAAATGGTTATTATTTTTGCGGGAATTTTTAATAATTTTTTATTAGCACTCATAATTTTATTTATACTTTTTTTGATTAATCGTACAAATTTAAAACCAACAATCAAAACTGTAGCCCCCGATTCTCCTGCTCAAAAAGTAGGGCTAAAGACGGGTGATAGAATTATTAGAGTAAATAACGTCTTAATAGAAAATGATATTGAAAAATTTTTTAAAAAAGTACAACAAAATCCTGAAAAAACAATATCATTCGTTATTGATCGTTCCGGAACTATTGAAGAATTTGATATTGAACTTGATGTACATACATTATTTGGTGAAAAAATTGGTTATTTAGGCATAACCTTAAATCAAAACTATGCTCATCAGGAATCATTCTTTTCATCTTTGTATCATGCATGGAAAACTTTTATCGCAATGATACGGCGAAGTTTTTATTTTTTAACAACACTATTAAAACCTAAACAAAATTCATCTATTGTTAGTATTTCGGGCAGTGTTTCACCTTATGCTTTGCAACATGGATTGAATTTTATTCTATTTTTTATTGCTGCAATTAATATTGAACTTGGCCTATTCAATATAATGCCCATTCCATTATTAGATGGCGGGCAAGCTCTTTATTATACACTTGATGCTGGGTTAGGAACTCTTTTTAAAGAACATAAAGAAATGATCATACATTTCGTTTACCTACTCCTCTTTATTGTTTTTATTCTTATTTTAAATCGTAGAGTTCCAAAAAGCAAAATACAAAAATCATAA